A window of Strigops habroptila isolate Jane chromosome 5, bStrHab1.2.pri, whole genome shotgun sequence contains these coding sequences:
- the METTL21A gene encoding protein N-lysine methyltransferase METTL21A isoform X2, protein MALVPYEEGAGWGARQLHSPSATYHFVSRTIRIKQDWRRLGVAAVVWDAAVVLCAYLEMGGIDLRDRSVIELGAGTGLLGIVATLLDPM, encoded by the exons ATGGCTTTGGTCCCCTACGAGGAGGGAGCGGGCTGGGGAGCGCGGCAGCTGCACAGCCCTTCGGCCACTTACCACTTCGTCAGCCGCACCATCCGCATCAAGCAGGACTGGCGGCGGCTCGGGGTGGCGGCCGTGGTCTGGGATGCG GCTGTTGTCCTGTGTGCTTATCTGGAGATGGGAGGCATTGATCTCAGGGATCGGTCTGTGATTGAGCTGGGAGCTGGAACTGGATTGCTGGGAATAGT